From Nocardioides sp. HDW12B, the proteins below share one genomic window:
- a CDS encoding SDR family oxidoreductase, whose amino-acid sequence MSYFVTGATGFIGRYLVQELLDNREGQVFVLVRGPSRPRMERLVQQWGHGDRVTMVTGDLSEAALGVDPAWVEENRGSIDHFVHLAAIYDMTASDEQNETLNVGGTRNAIELAADLDAGVFHQVSSIAASGDYQGFWDETMFDVGQRLPSPYHRTKFESERIVREESAVPWRIYRPSMVIGHSETGAMDKVDGPYYFFPILKLLRDFLPTWTPLVGVDLGDTNVVPVDYVASAMDHLMHLEERDGEAFHLVNPEPQRTVDVINLFADAAKAPQFATPIDRDVTGLVPTGLLPRAVRPGTLFKGALRTPPGKLALRETVGRLGLPSEVVEHAGFPTVYGSSITEQALAGSGLSVPDLESYAPAIWNFWEEQLDDSLANDKKTVEALRGKTVVITGASSGIGMVTAFKVAQAGGIPVLVARGKEKLEGAKAAIEHRGGTAHVFPCDLSDLEAIDDLARRLTEELDSVDYLVNNAGRSIRRSVKLSHDRFHDFERTMQLNYFGAIRLVMGLLPAMRAQRSGHIVNISSIGVQTNPPRFSAYVASKAALDAWSNVVSSEVVGDGISFTNIHMPLVKTPMIAPTKIYDKFPTISPAQAADMVVRALVDQPHEINTTLGTVGALAHTLVPRTAFKVLHLAYRVFPDSTAAKSGGKPSEPQPTSQQQQILARLTKGVHW is encoded by the coding sequence ATGTCGTACTTCGTGACCGGCGCCACGGGATTCATCGGCCGCTACCTCGTGCAGGAGCTGCTCGACAACCGCGAGGGGCAGGTGTTCGTGCTCGTGCGCGGGCCCTCACGCCCCCGCATGGAGCGGCTGGTCCAGCAGTGGGGCCACGGTGACCGCGTCACCATGGTCACCGGCGACCTCTCCGAGGCGGCCCTCGGCGTCGATCCGGCGTGGGTCGAGGAGAACCGCGGCTCGATCGACCACTTCGTGCACCTGGCGGCGATCTACGACATGACCGCCAGCGACGAGCAGAACGAGACCCTCAACGTCGGCGGCACCCGCAACGCCATCGAGCTGGCGGCCGACCTCGACGCGGGGGTGTTCCACCAGGTCTCCTCCATCGCGGCCTCGGGCGACTACCAGGGCTTCTGGGACGAGACGATGTTCGACGTCGGGCAGCGGCTGCCGTCGCCGTACCACCGGACGAAGTTCGAGTCCGAGCGCATCGTGCGCGAGGAGTCAGCCGTGCCGTGGCGGATCTACCGTCCCTCGATGGTGATCGGCCACTCCGAGACCGGGGCGATGGACAAGGTCGACGGGCCCTACTACTTCTTCCCGATCCTCAAGCTGCTGCGCGACTTCCTGCCGACCTGGACGCCGCTGGTGGGCGTCGACCTCGGCGACACCAACGTGGTGCCGGTCGACTACGTCGCCTCGGCCATGGACCACCTCATGCACCTCGAGGAGCGCGACGGCGAGGCCTTCCACCTGGTCAACCCCGAGCCCCAGCGCACCGTCGACGTCATCAACCTGTTCGCCGACGCGGCCAAGGCGCCGCAGTTCGCGACCCCGATCGACCGCGACGTCACCGGGCTGGTGCCCACCGGTCTGCTGCCGCGCGCGGTGCGTCCGGGCACGCTGTTCAAGGGCGCGCTGCGGACCCCGCCGGGCAAGCTGGCCCTGCGCGAGACCGTGGGCCGGCTCGGCCTGCCCTCCGAGGTGGTCGAGCACGCCGGCTTCCCGACCGTCTACGGCAGCTCCATCACCGAGCAGGCACTCGCCGGGTCCGGGCTGTCGGTGCCGGACCTGGAGTCCTACGCCCCGGCGATCTGGAACTTCTGGGAGGAGCAGCTCGACGACTCCCTGGCCAACGACAAGAAGACCGTCGAGGCGCTGCGCGGCAAGACGGTGGTCATCACCGGGGCCTCCTCCGGCATCGGCATGGTGACGGCCTTCAAGGTCGCCCAGGCCGGTGGCATCCCGGTGCTGGTCGCCCGCGGCAAGGAGAAGCTCGAGGGGGCGAAGGCCGCCATCGAGCACCGCGGCGGCACCGCGCACGTCTTCCCGTGCGACCTGTCCGACCTCGAGGCCATCGACGACCTCGCCCGCCGGCTGACCGAGGAGCTGGACTCGGTCGATTACCTGGTCAACAACGCCGGCCGCTCGATCCGCCGCTCGGTCAAGCTCAGCCACGACCGCTTCCACGACTTCGAGCGCACCATGCAGCTCAACTACTTCGGCGCGATCCGCCTGGTCATGGGGCTGCTGCCGGCGATGCGCGCGCAGCGCAGCGGCCACATCGTCAACATCAGCTCGATCGGCGTGCAGACCAACCCGCCGCGGTTCAGCGCCTACGTCGCCTCCAAGGCGGCCCTCGACGCGTGGAGCAACGTGGTCAGCTCCGAGGTGGTCGGCGACGGCATCAGCTTCACCAACATCCACATGCCGCTGGTCAAGACGCCGATGATCGCCCCCACCAAGATCTACGACAAGTTCCCCACGATCAGTCCGGCCCAGGCCGCCGACATGGTGGTGCGCGCCCTGGTGGACCAGCCCCACGAGATCAACACCACCCTCGGCACGGTCGGCGCGCTGGCCCACACGCTCGTGCCCCGCACCGCCTTCAAGGTGTTGCACCTGGCCTACCGGGTCTTCCCGGACTCGACCGCGGCCAAGAGCGGCGGCAAGCCGAGCGAGCCGCAGCCGACGAGCCAGCAGCAGCAGATCCTGGCCCGCCTCACCAAGGGCGTGCACTGGTAG
- a CDS encoding DUF3093 domain-containing protein, with protein MEEAYVERLSVPLRWWALAVMFWATLLLAFLIAMPPLAAVALVAALTALNALFFLSWGRAEVSLLDGVFRAGRASIPAHLLGGAEPLDEEATRRVVGVDADARAYLLLRPYVGRAVRVRVEDPADPTPYWVVATRHPGTLAACLNGTA; from the coding sequence ATGGAGGAGGCGTACGTCGAGCGGCTGTCGGTGCCGCTGCGGTGGTGGGCCCTCGCGGTGATGTTCTGGGCCACCCTCCTGCTCGCCTTCCTCATCGCGATGCCGCCGCTGGCGGCGGTCGCCCTGGTCGCGGCGCTGACCGCGCTGAACGCCCTGTTCTTCCTGTCGTGGGGGCGCGCGGAGGTCAGCCTCCTCGACGGTGTCTTCCGCGCCGGGCGGGCCTCGATCCCCGCGCACCTGCTGGGCGGCGCCGAGCCGCTGGACGAGGAGGCCACCCGCCGGGTGGTGGGGGTCGACGCCGACGCCCGGGCCTACCTGCTGCTCCGTCCCTACGTCGGCCGCGCGGTGCGGGTGCGGGTCGAGGACCCGGCCGACCCGACGCCGTACTGGGTGGTCGCGACGCGCCACCCCGGCACCCTGGCCGCCTGCCTCAACGGCACGGCCTGA
- the sepH gene encoding septation protein SepH → MDSVLRPRDIQARIRSGESPETVAAAAQTSIERIMTFASPVLAERAFVAQQALKASVRRRTGDGAPGQLGAAVAERLSGEHLDADDVEWDAWRREDGRWTLVAEYDAPSGAERAEFVYDTAGRYVTATDEQARWLVGERVTANPAGPGPAQMHLGDDAIELVTGRRPAPPADLEPSQDHPAAASGPTGQRVTSLRPVPHPVDALVDRADAAPAEPAGPAGPAGPAGPAGPAEPAEPAEPVAPAARASEPDEITVDLTESADAARAGRPGHPGRGPRPARPARPMADADWMATQASERPARAAAPAAAPPAAPAVETAPEPPPEAEGLFEVPADDGSTTPEGTEDVPADEPGASARPAKPTKKPAKGKSAKGRAAIPSWDEIMFGSSND, encoded by the coding sequence ATGGACAGCGTCCTCCGCCCGCGCGACATCCAGGCCCGGATCCGTTCCGGCGAGAGCCCGGAGACCGTGGCCGCGGCTGCACAGACCTCGATCGAGAGGATCATGACGTTCGCCTCCCCGGTCCTGGCCGAGCGGGCGTTCGTGGCCCAGCAGGCGCTCAAGGCCTCGGTACGCCGACGCACCGGCGACGGTGCGCCCGGCCAGCTCGGGGCCGCGGTCGCCGAGCGGCTCTCCGGTGAGCACCTCGACGCCGACGACGTGGAGTGGGACGCCTGGCGCCGTGAGGACGGCCGCTGGACCCTGGTCGCGGAGTACGACGCCCCGTCCGGCGCCGAGCGCGCCGAGTTCGTCTACGACACCGCCGGCCGCTACGTCACCGCCACCGACGAGCAGGCCCGCTGGCTCGTGGGCGAGCGCGTGACCGCCAACCCGGCCGGCCCGGGGCCCGCCCAGATGCACCTCGGCGACGACGCCATCGAGCTGGTCACCGGCCGCCGTCCGGCTCCGCCCGCCGACCTCGAGCCCTCGCAGGACCACCCTGCAGCCGCGTCCGGGCCGACCGGTCAGCGCGTCACGTCCCTGCGACCGGTGCCGCACCCCGTCGACGCGCTCGTCGACCGGGCCGACGCCGCACCCGCCGAGCCCGCTGGGCCCGCTGGGCCCGCTGGGCCCGCTGGGCCCGCTGGGCCCGCTGAGCCCGCTGAGCCCGCTGAGCCCGTCGCTCCGGCAGCCCGGGCCTCCGAGCCCGACGAGATCACCGTCGACCTGACCGAGTCCGCCGACGCGGCCCGTGCCGGCCGACCCGGCCATCCCGGCCGAGGGCCGCGGCCCGCCCGACCGGCTCGACCGATGGCCGACGCCGACTGGATGGCCACCCAGGCCAGCGAGCGCCCGGCCCGTGCTGCCGCACCCGCTGCCGCACCCCCTGCCGCACCCGCGGTCGAGACTGCTCCCGAGCCTCCGCCGGAGGCCGAGGGCCTGTTCGAGGTGCCGGCGGACGACGGCTCCACGACGCCCGAGGGCACCGAGGACGTCCCCGCCGACGAACCGGGTGCGAGCGCGCGCCCGGCGAAGCCGACCAAGAAGCCCGCCAAGGGCAAGTCGGCGAAGGGTCGCGCGGCGATCCCGAGCTGGGACGAGATCATGTTCGGCTCGTCGAACGACTGA
- a CDS encoding DUF4235 domain-containing protein: MSGKSQNAAALVMTLGATAAAKKVADSVWKAGSKGKTPPTDPTDPDVELREAILFAVISGVVVSVARTFLARKLAARERRELRAERSALPQR; this comes from the coding sequence ATGTCCGGCAAGAGTCAGAACGCGGCAGCACTGGTCATGACCCTCGGCGCGACCGCGGCGGCGAAGAAGGTCGCCGACAGCGTCTGGAAGGCGGGGTCCAAGGGCAAGACGCCCCCGACCGACCCGACCGATCCCGACGTCGAGCTGCGCGAGGCCATCCTGTTCGCCGTCATCAGCGGCGTCGTGGTGAGCGTCGCCCGCACCTTCCTGGCGCGCAAGCTGGCGGCGCGTGAGCGTCGCGAGCTCCGCGCGGAGCGCTCGGCCCTGCCCCAGCGCTGA
- a CDS encoding OB-fold nucleic acid binding domain-containing protein — protein sequence MSQRSGTPRASLRSTLNRWASPTSKDAKELRTTTVKAGCCPISDATDRDRVMLQGTLRTVTLRPRGGVPALEAEMYDGSGTITLVWLGRRRITGVEPGRSIKVIGRLGLQDRKRVMFNPRYELRA from the coding sequence ATGAGCCAGCGATCGGGCACCCCACGTGCGAGCCTGCGCAGCACCCTGAACCGGTGGGCCAGCCCCACGTCGAAGGACGCCAAGGAGCTGCGGACCACGACGGTCAAGGCCGGCTGCTGCCCGATCTCCGACGCCACCGACCGCGACCGCGTGATGCTCCAGGGCACGCTGCGCACGGTCACGCTCCGTCCCCGGGGCGGCGTCCCCGCCCTCGAGGCCGAGATGTACGACGGCAGCGGCACCATCACGCTGGTGTGGCTGGGCCGCCGACGCATCACGGGCGTCGAGCCGGGACGCTCGATCAAGGTGATCGGCCGGCTCGGGTTGCAGGACCGCAAGCGCGTCATGTTCAACCCGCGCTACGAGCTCCGCGCCTGA
- a CDS encoding DUF3710 domain-containing protein codes for MRRRRKNEVTPEGALDPTTGEGAAPVDPTAAPDHRAHGPWDSSERSVEGDTDRIDLGGLLVKGDPSLEVRLQVDEASQQVIAVMLVAQDGAMELRPFAAPRNEDMWADLRPRLAADAARRGGTATEVEGPFGPALQLVLSTTDEQGAGVTQRSAVWGVAGPRWLLRVTAFGRPAQRFDEDGSLERALREVVVVRGTGPMPPGDALPLRLPPTARRAPDQGADQASDRDPGPSPS; via the coding sequence ATGAGACGGCGCCGCAAGAACGAGGTGACCCCGGAGGGGGCCCTGGACCCGACGACCGGAGAGGGTGCCGCACCGGTGGACCCCACCGCGGCGCCGGACCACCGGGCCCACGGACCGTGGGACTCCTCGGAGCGCTCGGTCGAGGGCGACACCGACCGCATCGACCTCGGCGGGCTGCTCGTCAAGGGCGACCCGTCCCTGGAGGTGCGCCTGCAGGTCGACGAGGCCTCGCAGCAGGTCATCGCCGTCATGCTCGTGGCCCAGGACGGCGCGATGGAGTTGCGCCCCTTCGCCGCCCCGCGCAACGAGGACATGTGGGCCGACCTGCGCCCCCGCCTCGCGGCCGACGCCGCCCGCCGGGGCGGCACCGCCACCGAGGTCGAGGGACCGTTCGGCCCGGCGCTCCAGCTCGTTCTGAGCACCACCGACGAGCAGGGGGCGGGCGTGACCCAGCGGTCGGCGGTGTGGGGCGTCGCGGGACCCCGGTGGCTGCTGCGGGTGACGGCATTCGGTCGGCCGGCCCAGCGCTTCGACGAGGACGGCTCCCTGGAGCGTGCGCTGCGCGAGGTCGTCGTGGTCCGCGGGACGGGCCCGATGCCCCCCGGGGACGCCCTGCCGCTGCGGCTGCCGCCGACCGCGCGCCGCGCGCCCGACCAGGGTGCTGACCAAGCCTCGGACCGTGACCCAGGGCCCTCCCCGTCCTGA
- a CDS encoding MFS transporter, translating into MLSTYRRALATPGALRFSASGALARMPISMTALGIVILVSDRTGSYGVAAGVSAAYVVANAVGGIPLARLVDRRGQRRVLAPTVALSVVALVLVVVAVEADAAAPVPHLLAALSGVTMPNIGAAVRARWSFVAADRRVLDTAFALEAVNDEIVFIVGPTLVALLSAAWHPWAGLATAAVFASVGTALLVAQRRTEPPLTRAESVHRSPMPWRAVAPLAVSALSLGALLGACEIATVAFTEEQGRKALAGVLLAVWALGSLLAGLVVGAMTFRRSPAQRYRAGSLALVALVLPLPFVDSLLMLGFFLLLCGFAISPTLIAAISWTESLVPTDRLNEGIAAVTTGLVAGIAPGAALVGVVVDAHGASASYWVPVGIAALGVLVGWSAQRLSPPPGPRVSAPGPVSA; encoded by the coding sequence ATGCTCTCGACCTACCGTCGCGCCCTCGCGACCCCCGGCGCACTGCGCTTCAGCGCGAGCGGTGCCCTGGCCCGCATGCCGATCTCGATGACCGCCCTCGGCATCGTCATCCTGGTCTCCGACCGGACCGGCTCGTACGGCGTGGCTGCCGGGGTCTCCGCGGCCTACGTGGTCGCCAACGCGGTCGGAGGCATTCCGCTCGCCCGCCTCGTCGACCGGCGGGGGCAGCGTCGCGTCCTGGCGCCGACCGTGGCGCTGTCCGTGGTCGCGCTGGTTCTCGTCGTGGTCGCCGTCGAGGCCGACGCCGCCGCCCCGGTGCCCCACCTGCTGGCGGCGCTGTCGGGGGTGACGATGCCCAACATCGGCGCCGCGGTGCGGGCCCGGTGGTCGTTCGTGGCCGCCGACCGGCGGGTGCTCGACACGGCCTTCGCGCTGGAGGCCGTCAACGACGAGATCGTCTTCATCGTCGGTCCGACCCTCGTCGCGCTGCTGTCGGCGGCCTGGCACCCGTGGGCCGGACTGGCCACCGCGGCGGTGTTCGCATCCGTCGGGACCGCCCTGCTGGTGGCGCAGCGCAGGACCGAGCCGCCGTTGACGCGGGCCGAGAGCGTCCACCGGTCCCCGATGCCCTGGCGCGCCGTCGCCCCGCTGGCGGTGAGTGCCCTCTCCCTGGGCGCCCTGCTCGGTGCCTGCGAGATCGCGACCGTGGCCTTCACGGAGGAGCAGGGCCGCAAGGCGCTGGCCGGAGTCCTGCTCGCGGTCTGGGCGCTCGGCAGCCTGCTCGCCGGCCTGGTCGTGGGTGCGATGACCTTCCGGCGCAGCCCGGCCCAGCGCTATCGGGCGGGCAGCCTCGCCCTCGTCGCGCTCGTGCTGCCGCTGCCGTTCGTGGACAGCCTGCTGATGCTCGGGTTCTTCCTCCTGCTGTGCGGCTTCGCGATCTCCCCCACGCTGATCGCGGCGATCTCGTGGACCGAGTCGCTGGTGCCGACGGACCGGCTCAACGAGGGCATCGCGGCGGTCACGACCGGGCTCGTGGCCGGCATCGCCCCCGGCGCGGCGCTGGTCGGCGTCGTGGTGGACGCCCACGGGGCGTCGGCGTCGTACTGGGTGCCGGTGGGGATCGCCGCGCTCGGGGTGCTGGTGGGGTGGTCGGCGCAGCGGTTGTCCCCGCCCCCGGGCCCGCGTGTGTCGGCCCCGGGGCCGGTGTCGGCCTGA
- a CDS encoding DUF3159 domain-containing protein — protein MTDSSTTPTGATTHDPGTGPGETAAGEHHVDVGTVEAVVRQQLSRALGGRRGMLEAAAPTITFTLTFVTTKDLRLAIGLSVTIALALLVVRLVQRSSVQFVLNALVGIGVGCLFVWLGGRNGGDASQQALAYFVPGIIYNAVYAGLMVLSILTRTPAVGLMVGAVSEDPLAWRKDKQIVRLCSTLTWVLVMPCVIRVAVQLPIYLGGRAADDADPYVTALGLAKVVMGWPLQLSALALMAWLLTRDRTPVTDPGTSPARPAT, from the coding sequence ATGACGGACTCCTCGACCACGCCGACCGGGGCGACGACGCACGATCCCGGCACCGGCCCGGGGGAGACGGCCGCGGGGGAGCACCACGTCGACGTCGGCACCGTCGAGGCGGTCGTGCGTCAGCAGCTGTCCCGGGCGCTCGGCGGACGGCGCGGCATGCTCGAGGCCGCCGCGCCCACCATCACCTTCACGCTGACCTTCGTCACCACCAAGGACCTCCGCCTCGCCATCGGGCTGAGCGTGACCATCGCGCTGGCGCTGCTCGTGGTGCGCCTCGTGCAGCGCAGCAGCGTGCAGTTCGTGCTCAACGCGCTCGTCGGCATCGGCGTCGGATGCCTCTTCGTGTGGCTCGGCGGGCGCAACGGCGGGGACGCCTCCCAGCAGGCCCTGGCCTACTTCGTGCCCGGCATCATCTACAACGCCGTCTACGCCGGACTCATGGTGCTGAGCATCCTCACGCGCACGCCCGCGGTCGGCCTGATGGTCGGCGCGGTCTCCGAGGACCCCCTCGCCTGGCGCAAGGACAAGCAGATCGTGCGTCTGTGCAGCACCCTGACCTGGGTGCTGGTGATGCCGTGCGTCATCCGCGTCGCCGTGCAGCTGCCGATCTACCTCGGGGGCCGGGCCGCCGACGACGCCGACCCCTACGTGACCGCGCTGGGCCTGGCCAAGGTGGTCATGGGCTGGCCGCTGCAGCTCTCCGCGCTGGCACTGATGGCGTGGCTGCTCACCCGTGACCGGACGCCGGTCACGGACCCAGGCACCAGCCCGGCCCGCCCCGCGACCTGA
- a CDS encoding DUF4193 domain-containing protein — MATDYDAPRKTDDESSEESIEELKARRHDKNSGKVDEDETEAAEAFELPGADLSHEELAVEVRPRQEDEFTCMSCFLVHHRSQLADEKKMICKDCA; from the coding sequence ATGGCAACCGACTACGACGCCCCCCGCAAGACCGACGACGAGTCGAGCGAGGAGAGCATCGAGGAGCTCAAGGCACGCCGGCACGACAAGAACTCGGGCAAGGTCGACGAGGACGAGACGGAGGCCGCCGAGGCCTTCGAGCTGCCCGGCGCCGACCTGTCCCACGAGGAGCTGGCCGTCGAGGTCCGCCCGCGCCAGGAGGACGAGTTCACCTGCATGAGCTGCTTCCTGGTGCACCACCGCAGCCAGCTCGCGGACGAGAAGAAGATGATCTGCAAGGACTGCGCCTGA
- the dut gene encoding dUTP diphosphatase — protein MSTPQGPPDGAGVAVPVPVRRLDPDVPLPTYAHPGDAGADLTTTIDVRLAPGERALVPTGLALALPDGYVGLVHPRSGLAIRSGLSIVNAPGTVDAGYRGEIKVALVNLDHHEAIELRRGDRIAQLVVQRVDRARFVETDQLPGSARGEGGHGSTGGFTATPASTPAPVPAPTPASGTDPTAGPIARGDR, from the coding sequence ATGTCGACGCCCCAGGGACCCCCGGACGGTGCCGGCGTCGCCGTGCCCGTCCCGGTGCGCCGCCTCGACCCGGACGTGCCGCTGCCGACGTACGCGCACCCCGGCGACGCCGGCGCCGACCTGACCACCACCATCGACGTCCGCCTCGCCCCCGGCGAGCGCGCCCTGGTGCCCACAGGCCTGGCGCTGGCGCTGCCGGACGGGTACGTCGGGCTGGTGCACCCCCGCTCGGGGCTGGCGATCCGGTCGGGGTTGTCGATCGTCAACGCCCCCGGCACCGTGGACGCCGGCTACCGCGGCGAGATCAAGGTCGCCCTGGTCAACCTCGACCACCACGAGGCCATCGAGCTGCGCCGCGGGGACCGCATCGCCCAGTTGGTCGTCCAGCGCGTCGACCGGGCCCGCTTCGTCGAGACCGACCAGCTGCCCGGCTCCGCGCGCGGCGAGGGCGGACACGGCTCGACCGGCGGCTTCACCGCCACCCCTGCAAGCACCCCCGCACCTGTTCCTGCACCCACCCCTGCGTCCGGCACCGACCCCACCGCTGGACCGATCGCGCGAGGAGACCGATGA
- a CDS encoding TrkA family potassium uptake protein, which translates to MRVAIAGAGAVGRSIARELIENGHQVLLIDKEPRAISPDRVADAEWLLADSCELSSLEEARLETCDVVIAATGDDKANLVTSLLAKTEFAVPRTVGRVNHPSNEWLFTEAWGVDVNVSTPRIMSALVEEAVTIGDVVRLFTFRQGNANLVEMTLPPGSPYVGKPCGLIPWPENCALVTILRDGQVYTPTSEQPIEDGDELLFVASPESESEIEHLLNPDHETSR; encoded by the coding sequence ATGCGCGTCGCCATCGCCGGGGCGGGTGCCGTCGGGCGCTCCATCGCCCGGGAGCTCATCGAGAACGGTCACCAGGTGCTGCTCATCGACAAGGAGCCGCGCGCCATCAGCCCCGACCGGGTCGCCGACGCCGAGTGGCTGCTGGCTGACTCCTGCGAGCTGTCGTCGCTCGAGGAGGCCCGGCTCGAGACCTGCGACGTCGTGATCGCCGCCACCGGCGACGACAAGGCCAACCTCGTCACCTCGCTGCTCGCGAAGACCGAGTTCGCCGTCCCCCGCACCGTCGGCCGGGTCAACCACCCCTCCAACGAGTGGCTGTTCACCGAGGCCTGGGGCGTCGACGTCAACGTCTCGACGCCGCGCATCATGTCCGCCCTGGTCGAGGAGGCGGTGACGATCGGCGACGTGGTCCGGCTCTTCACCTTCCGCCAGGGCAACGCCAACCTCGTCGAGATGACGCTGCCCCCGGGCTCGCCGTACGTCGGGAAGCCGTGCGGCCTGATCCCCTGGCCGGAGAACTGCGCCCTGGTGACCATCCTGCGCGACGGCCAGGTCTACACCCCGACCTCGGAGCAGCCGATCGAGGACGGCGACGAGCTGCTCTTCGTCGCCTCGCCGGAGTCCGAGTCGGAGATCGAGCACCTGCTCAACCCCGACCACGAGACCAGCCGCTGA
- a CDS encoding ferrochelatase, whose amino-acid sequence MPDPSPYDALLLVSFGGPEKPEDVVPFLENVTRGRGIPRERLEEVGEHYYRFGGRSPLNDLNREFLAAVREDFAGAGLDLPVYWGNRNWDPYLTETLAQMRADGVQRAACLLTSAYSSYSGCRQYRENLADAVAALPDTRPDTGGAGPQLDRLRHYFNHPGFVETMVDATLNALSNLAAADRNEAHLLFVTHSIPTSMNDASGRSEQPGAGLGGAAYVQQHQSVVDLVVERLRSASGHRYPAELTYCSRSGPPSVPWLEPDVGDRIHELAAEGVKAVVVVPIGFVADHMEVIYDLDVEAAEAAEEAGVAFVRAATAGVDPRFVTMVRRLVLERAAVERGEEPERPALGTLGPSWDTCPPGCCANARQPGRPALCGSDAGATR is encoded by the coding sequence ATGCCCGATCCCTCGCCGTACGACGCGCTGCTGCTGGTCTCCTTCGGCGGCCCCGAGAAGCCCGAGGACGTGGTGCCCTTCCTGGAGAACGTCACCCGCGGCCGCGGCATCCCGCGGGAGCGGCTGGAGGAGGTGGGCGAGCACTACTACCGCTTCGGCGGACGCAGCCCGCTCAACGACCTGAACCGCGAGTTCCTCGCCGCCGTCCGGGAGGACTTCGCCGGGGCCGGCCTCGACCTGCCCGTCTACTGGGGCAACCGCAACTGGGACCCCTACCTCACCGAGACCCTGGCGCAGATGCGCGCCGACGGCGTCCAGCGGGCAGCCTGCCTGCTGACGAGCGCCTACTCCAGCTACTCCGGCTGCCGGCAGTACCGCGAGAACCTCGCCGACGCCGTCGCCGCGCTCCCCGACACCCGTCCTGACACGGGGGGCGCGGGACCGCAGCTGGACCGGCTGCGGCACTACTTCAACCACCCCGGCTTCGTCGAGACCATGGTCGACGCCACCCTCAACGCGCTGTCCAACCTGGCGGCCGCCGACCGCAACGAGGCCCACCTCCTGTTCGTCACCCACTCCATCCCGACCTCGATGAACGACGCCAGCGGCCGCTCCGAGCAGCCCGGCGCCGGCCTCGGGGGCGCCGCCTACGTCCAGCAGCACCAGAGCGTGGTCGACCTCGTCGTGGAGCGGCTCCGCAGCGCCAGCGGCCACCGCTACCCGGCCGAGCTGACCTACTGCTCCCGCTCCGGTCCGCCGAGTGTCCCGTGGCTCGAGCCCGACGTCGGCGACCGCATCCACGAGCTGGCCGCCGAGGGCGTCAAGGCCGTGGTCGTCGTGCCGATCGGCTTCGTCGCCGACCACATGGAGGTCATCTACGACCTCGACGTGGAGGCCGCCGAGGCGGCCGAGGAGGCCGGCGTCGCGTTCGTCCGGGCCGCCACCGCGGGCGTCGACCCCCGCTTCGTCACGATGGTGCGCCGCCTCGTCCTCGAGCGGGCGGCCGTCGAGCGGGGGGAGGAGCCCGAGCGCCCCGCGCTCGGCACCCTGGGTCCCTCCTGGGACACCTGCCCGCCGGGCTGCTGCGCCAACGCCCGCCAGCCCGGACGGCCGGCACTGTGCGGCTCCGACGCCGGAGCGACCCGGTGA
- a CDS encoding inositol monophosphatase family protein, with amino-acid sequence MNARPDLTDPALLAELRRVAETVAREAGALVREHAAQPVSVADRKTSRTDVVTAADHAAEELLGRRLRELRPDDGFLGEEGGQRASATGITWVVDPIDGTVNFLYGIPQYAVCVAAVDDDEVSLAGAVLDVTRDQLYAAARGQGATLDGVPLAVREVAPMNERLVVTGFQYQQRIRELQGDAVRQLLSRVRDVRRQGSAALDLCTVAAGRADAYIEEGLHLWDRAAASLVAEEAGARVSLHTGVGGMEAVLCTPADGHDDTLAVITECGFLAPVDDRRPEGGPEGLPDALG; translated from the coding sequence GTGAACGCCCGGCCCGACCTCACCGACCCGGCCCTGCTGGCCGAGCTGCGTCGCGTGGCCGAGACCGTCGCCCGCGAGGCCGGCGCGCTCGTGCGCGAGCACGCCGCCCAGCCGGTCAGCGTCGCGGACCGCAAGACCAGCCGCACCGACGTGGTGACCGCGGCGGACCACGCTGCGGAGGAGCTGCTCGGACGACGTCTGCGCGAGCTGCGGCCCGACGACGGGTTCCTCGGCGAGGAGGGTGGCCAGCGCGCGTCGGCCACCGGCATCACCTGGGTCGTCGACCCCATCGACGGCACCGTCAACTTCCTCTACGGCATCCCGCAGTACGCCGTGTGCGTGGCCGCGGTCGACGACGACGAGGTCTCCCTGGCCGGCGCCGTGCTCGACGTGACCCGCGACCAGCTCTACGCGGCGGCCCGGGGGCAGGGCGCCACCCTGGACGGCGTCCCGCTCGCGGTCCGGGAGGTCGCCCCGATGAACGAGCGCCTCGTGGTCACCGGCTTCCAGTACCAGCAGCGCATCCGCGAGCTCCAGGGCGACGCCGTGCGGCAGCTGCTGAGCCGGGTCCGCGACGTCCGCCGGCAGGGCTCGGCCGCCCTCGACCTGTGCACCGTCGCCGCCGGCCGGGCCGACGCCTACATCGAGGAGGGGCTGCACCTGTGGGACCGCGCCGCCGCCTCGCTGGTGGCCGAGGAGGCCGGCGCCCGTGTGAGCCTGCACACGGGGGTCGGGGGCATGGAGGCGGTGCTCTGCACGCCTGCCGACGGCCACGACGACACCCTGGCGGTGATCACCGAGTGCGGCTTCCTGGCGCCGGTGGACGACCGCCGCCCTGAGGGTGGTCCGGAGGGCTTGCCCGATGCTCTAGGGTGA